One segment of Phaeacidiphilus oryzae TH49 DNA contains the following:
- a CDS encoding carbohydrate ABC transporter permease, translating into MASESQAAGAVDRRPGGGGAGPKRGGRSARSVLERRSARLGWTFASPALLVVAAVMIFPIVFSVVMSFSNVEVTANGFHLSGTTGGNYSVLFHADRWRHALYFTVLYTIGTVLVEIILGTMIALVLERLRVGRGWMMALLLLPWAMITVISAELWAYIYNGVYGVLNSILHPLVGHDVNVLGNSVQATIAMAVADIWKTTPFVAIIVLAGLVMLPSDVVEAARIDGAGAWTIFFRVRLPLLRPTLAIAVMFRILQAFGLFDLPFVLTNGGPGNSTESLAVLGYRVLFNDLKFGPGAAVATSTAVLVLIGCLIFLKVFRTQVGEEETV; encoded by the coding sequence ATGGCGTCGGAGAGTCAGGCGGCGGGCGCGGTGGACCGGCGCCCGGGCGGCGGCGGTGCGGGTCCGAAGCGCGGGGGACGCAGCGCGCGGAGTGTGCTGGAGCGCCGATCGGCGCGGCTGGGCTGGACGTTCGCCTCGCCGGCGCTGCTGGTGGTCGCGGCGGTGATGATCTTCCCGATCGTCTTCTCGGTGGTGATGTCCTTCAGCAACGTGGAGGTCACCGCGAACGGCTTCCACCTCTCCGGCACCACCGGGGGCAACTACTCGGTGCTCTTCCACGCCGACCGGTGGCGGCACGCGCTCTACTTCACCGTGCTGTACACCATCGGCACCGTGCTGGTGGAGATCATCCTCGGCACGATGATCGCGCTGGTGCTGGAGCGGCTGCGGGTCGGCCGCGGCTGGATGATGGCGCTGCTGCTGCTTCCGTGGGCGATGATCACGGTCATCTCGGCGGAGCTGTGGGCGTACATCTACAACGGGGTCTACGGCGTGCTCAACTCGATCCTCCATCCGCTGGTCGGGCACGACGTCAACGTCCTCGGCAACTCGGTCCAGGCGACCATCGCGATGGCGGTCGCGGACATCTGGAAGACCACCCCGTTCGTGGCGATCATCGTGCTGGCCGGGCTGGTGATGCTGCCGAGCGATGTGGTCGAGGCGGCGCGGATCGACGGGGCAGGGGCCTGGACGATCTTCTTCCGGGTGCGGCTGCCGCTGCTGCGGCCGACCCTGGCGATCGCCGTGATGTTCCGCATCCTGCAGGCCTTCGGCCTCTTCGACCTGCCCTTCGTCCTCACCAACGGCGGGCCGGGCAACTCGACGGAGTCGCTGGCGGTGCTCGGCTACCGGGTGCTCTTCAACGATCTGAAGTTCGGCCCGGGGGCGGCCGTCGCGACCAGTACGGCGGTGCTGGTGCTGATCGGCTGCCTGATCTTCCTGAAGGTGTTCCGTACCCAGGTCGGCGAGGAGGAGACGGTCTGA
- a CDS encoding NAD-glutamate dehydrogenase — translation MQTKLDTAKTELLTKAVQVAENSQVGGGEQQEALGNGALASYLRHYYLHTAPEDLVDRDPVDVYGAAASQLRLGEKRPQGTAEVRVHTPTVEENGWSSGHTVVEVVTDDMPFLVDSVTNELSRQDRAIHVVIHPQLAVRRDITGRLLEVLDADPCTHERRAELPEDALVESWMHIEIDRETDRDDLRRIEKDLRRVLGDVREVVEDWGKMRDSALRLADDLASDPPAKLAEQEVGEAWELLRWLADDHFTFLGYREYDLVAGEDGAEDELRAVTGTGLGVLRSDPSSPDAGHHQASEAFHRMTDKGREKAREHKLLVLTKANSRSTVHRPSYLDYVGVKKFDAEGNVTGERRFLGLFSAAAYTESVTRIPVLRRKAQEVVARSGFSSESHDGRDLLQILETYPRDELFQTSVDELLKVTQSVLYLQERRRLRLFLRQDDYGRYFSALVYLPRDRYTTRVRLRLMDILKEELGGDSIDYTAWNTESVLSRLHFVVRVPAGSDLPQLTDADAERIEARLAEAARSWADGFNEVLTAEFGEERAAELARRYSGAFPDGYRADFGARTAVADLRHLEALEKAGDFQLNLYQPVGAPYTERRFKIYRVGGAISLTAVLPVLQRLGVEVVDEHPYELRCADGTVAWIYDFGLRLRPQLAELMTDEARDRFQEAFSAAWMGEAENDGFNTLILSAALTWRQAMVLRAYAKYLRQAGSTFSQDYMEDALTNNPHTTRLLVNLFEARLSPAHRQGSAELTDAIQEELDGALDQVVSLDEDRILRSFLHLIQATLRTNFFQRDKDTGEWHSYVSMKFDPKAIPDLPAPRPAYEIWVYSPQVEGVHLRFGKVARGGLRWSDRREDFRTEILGLVKAQMVKNTVIVPVGSKGGFVAKRLPDPSVDRQAWLNEGIASYRTFISGLLDITDNLVAGEGVQPPADVVRHDGDDTYLVVAADKGTATFSDIANEVAGEYGFWLGDAFASGGSAGYDHKGMGITARGAWESVKRHFRELGHDTQTEDFTVVGVGDMSGDVFGNGMLLSEHIRLVAAFDHRHIFVDPNPDAAVSYAERRRIFELPRSSWDDYDRKLISAGGGVFPRSAKSIQLTPQMREALGIEAGASRMTPAELMKAILLAPVDLYWNGGIGTYVKASTESQAEAGDKANDPIRVDGRDLRVKVVGEGGNLGMTQLGRIEFALSGGPDGAGGKVNTDALDNSAGVDTSDHEVNIKILLNRVVGDGDMTVKQRNKLLAEMTDDVALHVLRNNYAQNTALANAQAQAGSMANVHGRLMRRLVKDGHLDRALEFLPTDRQLRERVASGRGLTQPEQAVLMAYVKITLADEILGTDLPDDPYLVSSLHGYFPKPLQESFAEQIDGHALHREIITTLLVNDTVNYGGSTFAFRLKEETGASYEEIVRSHTAARAVFGLADIWAEIEELDNAVPAEVQTRMRLHSRRLVERATRWLLNNRRQPLDVAETVDAFRKQVNEVWGHLPKLLRGSDLAWFDRIRDELVESGVPVELAIRVAGLSSAFPTLDIVEIADRDGADVLDVAEVYYDLADRLGIADLLDRIIDLPRGDRWQSMARAAIREDLFSAHATLTGDVLVCGEPGDSPEQRFTAWEKRNATLVNRARTTLDDIRGSESYDLANLSVAMRVIRTLLRTGSMR, via the coding sequence ATGCAGACCAAGCTGGACACAGCAAAGACCGAGCTGCTCACCAAGGCAGTGCAGGTCGCTGAGAACAGCCAGGTGGGGGGCGGAGAGCAGCAGGAGGCGTTGGGCAACGGAGCCCTCGCCTCCTATCTGCGTCACTACTACCTCCACACCGCCCCCGAGGACCTCGTCGACCGCGATCCGGTCGACGTCTACGGGGCCGCGGCCTCGCAGCTGAGGTTGGGCGAGAAGCGTCCACAGGGCACCGCGGAAGTCCGCGTCCACACCCCGACCGTCGAGGAGAACGGCTGGTCCAGCGGCCACACCGTGGTCGAGGTGGTCACCGACGACATGCCCTTCCTGGTCGACTCGGTCACCAACGAGCTCTCCCGCCAGGACCGCGCCATCCATGTGGTGATCCACCCCCAGCTGGCCGTCCGCCGGGACATCACCGGCCGGCTGCTGGAGGTGCTGGACGCCGACCCGTGCACCCACGAGCGCCGGGCCGAGCTGCCCGAGGACGCCCTCGTCGAGTCCTGGATGCACATCGAGATCGACCGGGAGACCGACCGGGACGACCTCCGCCGGATCGAGAAGGACCTGCGCCGGGTGCTCGGCGACGTCCGCGAGGTCGTCGAGGACTGGGGCAAGATGCGCGACTCCGCGCTGCGCCTCGCCGACGACCTGGCCTCCGACCCCCCGGCGAAGCTCGCCGAACAGGAGGTCGGCGAGGCCTGGGAGCTGCTCCGCTGGCTCGCCGACGACCACTTCACCTTCCTCGGCTACCGGGAGTACGACCTGGTGGCCGGCGAGGACGGCGCCGAGGACGAGCTGCGCGCCGTCACCGGCACCGGGCTCGGCGTGCTGCGCTCCGACCCGAGCTCGCCGGACGCCGGGCACCACCAGGCCAGCGAGGCCTTCCACCGGATGACCGACAAGGGCCGGGAGAAGGCCCGCGAGCACAAGCTGCTGGTGCTCACCAAGGCGAACTCCCGCTCCACCGTCCACCGCCCCTCGTACCTGGACTACGTCGGCGTCAAGAAGTTCGACGCGGAGGGCAACGTGACCGGGGAGCGCCGCTTCCTCGGGCTGTTCTCCGCCGCCGCGTACACCGAGTCGGTGACCCGGATCCCGGTGCTGCGCCGCAAGGCGCAGGAGGTGGTGGCCCGCTCCGGGTTCTCCTCGGAGAGCCACGACGGGCGGGACCTGCTGCAGATCCTGGAGACCTACCCGCGCGACGAGCTCTTCCAGACCTCGGTGGACGAGCTGCTCAAGGTCACCCAGTCCGTCCTCTACCTGCAGGAGCGGCGGCGGCTCCGGCTGTTCCTGCGTCAGGACGACTACGGCCGCTACTTCTCCGCCCTGGTCTACCTGCCGCGCGACCGCTACACCACGCGGGTCCGGCTGCGGCTGATGGACATCCTCAAGGAGGAGCTCGGCGGCGACTCCATCGACTACACCGCGTGGAACACCGAGTCGGTGCTCTCCCGGCTGCACTTCGTGGTGCGGGTGCCGGCCGGCAGCGACCTGCCGCAGCTCACCGACGCCGACGCGGAGCGGATCGAGGCCCGGCTCGCCGAGGCCGCGCGCTCCTGGGCGGACGGCTTCAACGAGGTGCTCACCGCCGAGTTCGGCGAGGAGCGGGCGGCCGAGCTGGCCCGCCGCTACAGCGGTGCCTTCCCGGACGGCTACCGGGCGGACTTCGGCGCCCGCACCGCCGTCGCCGACCTGCGGCACCTGGAGGCGCTGGAGAAGGCCGGGGACTTCCAGCTCAACCTCTACCAGCCGGTCGGGGCGCCGTACACCGAGCGCCGGTTCAAGATCTACCGGGTGGGCGGGGCGATCTCGCTGACCGCCGTGCTGCCGGTGCTCCAGCGCCTCGGCGTCGAGGTCGTCGACGAGCACCCGTACGAACTGCGGTGCGCGGACGGCACGGTGGCCTGGATCTACGACTTCGGCCTGCGGCTGAGGCCGCAGCTCGCCGAGCTGATGACGGACGAGGCGCGGGACCGCTTCCAGGAGGCCTTCTCCGCGGCCTGGATGGGCGAGGCCGAGAACGACGGCTTCAACACCCTCATCCTGTCCGCCGCGCTGACCTGGCGTCAGGCCATGGTGCTCCGCGCCTACGCCAAGTACCTGCGGCAGGCCGGCTCCACGTTCTCGCAGGACTACATGGAGGACGCGCTCACCAACAACCCGCACACCACGCGGCTGCTGGTGAACCTCTTCGAGGCCCGGCTCTCGCCGGCGCACCGGCAGGGCTCGGCCGAGCTCACCGACGCGATCCAGGAGGAGCTGGACGGCGCCCTGGACCAGGTGGTCTCGCTGGACGAGGACCGCATCCTGCGCTCCTTCCTCCACCTGATCCAGGCCACCCTGCGGACCAACTTCTTCCAGCGGGACAAGGACACCGGCGAGTGGCACTCGTACGTGTCCATGAAGTTCGACCCGAAGGCCATCCCCGACCTGCCGGCGCCCCGCCCGGCGTACGAGATCTGGGTGTACTCGCCGCAGGTCGAGGGCGTCCACCTGCGGTTCGGCAAGGTCGCCCGCGGCGGCCTGCGCTGGTCCGACCGGCGCGAGGACTTCCGCACCGAGATCCTGGGCCTGGTCAAGGCGCAGATGGTGAAGAACACCGTGATCGTGCCGGTGGGGTCCAAGGGCGGGTTCGTCGCCAAGCGGCTGCCGGACCCGTCGGTGGACCGGCAGGCCTGGCTGAACGAGGGGATCGCCTCCTACCGGACCTTCATCTCCGGTCTCCTCGACATCACCGACAACCTGGTCGCGGGCGAGGGCGTCCAGCCGCCGGCGGACGTGGTGCGGCACGACGGCGACGACACCTACCTGGTCGTGGCGGCGGACAAGGGCACCGCGACCTTCTCCGACATCGCCAACGAGGTGGCCGGGGAGTACGGCTTCTGGCTGGGCGACGCCTTCGCCTCCGGCGGTTCGGCCGGATACGACCACAAGGGCATGGGGATCACCGCCCGGGGCGCCTGGGAGTCCGTCAAGCGGCACTTCCGCGAGCTCGGCCACGACACCCAGACGGAGGACTTCACCGTCGTCGGCGTCGGCGACATGTCCGGTGACGTGTTCGGCAACGGGATGCTGCTCAGCGAGCACATCCGGCTGGTGGCCGCCTTCGACCACCGGCACATCTTCGTCGACCCCAACCCGGACGCGGCCGTCTCGTACGCCGAGCGACGGCGGATCTTCGAGCTGCCGCGCAGCTCCTGGGACGACTACGACCGCAAGCTGATCTCGGCCGGCGGCGGGGTCTTCCCGCGCAGCGCCAAGTCCATCCAGCTCACCCCGCAGATGCGGGAGGCGCTGGGGATCGAGGCGGGCGCCTCCCGGATGACGCCGGCCGAGCTGATGAAGGCGATCCTGCTGGCCCCGGTCGACCTGTACTGGAACGGCGGCATCGGCACCTACGTCAAGGCCTCGACCGAGTCCCAGGCGGAGGCCGGGGACAAGGCCAACGACCCGATCCGGGTGGACGGCAGGGACCTGCGGGTCAAGGTCGTCGGCGAGGGCGGCAACCTGGGGATGACCCAGCTCGGCCGGATCGAGTTCGCGCTGAGCGGCGGCCCGGACGGCGCCGGCGGCAAGGTCAACACCGACGCGCTGGACAACTCGGCGGGCGTGGACACCTCGGACCACGAGGTGAACATCAAGATCCTCCTCAACCGGGTGGTCGGCGACGGCGACATGACGGTGAAGCAGCGCAACAAGCTGCTCGCCGAGATGACCGACGACGTGGCCCTCCACGTGCTGCGCAACAACTACGCGCAGAACACCGCGCTGGCCAACGCGCAGGCGCAGGCCGGCTCGATGGCCAACGTCCACGGCCGGCTGATGCGCCGCCTGGTCAAGGACGGCCACCTCGACCGCGCTCTGGAGTTCCTGCCCACCGACCGGCAGTTGCGGGAGCGGGTGGCGAGCGGCCGCGGGCTGACCCAGCCCGAGCAGGCCGTGCTGATGGCGTACGTCAAGATCACCCTGGCGGACGAGATCCTCGGGACGGACCTGCCGGACGACCCGTACCTGGTGTCCTCGCTGCACGGGTACTTCCCGAAGCCGCTCCAGGAGAGCTTCGCCGAGCAGATCGACGGCCACGCCCTCCACCGGGAGATCATCACCACCCTGCTGGTCAACGACACCGTCAACTACGGCGGTTCGACCTTCGCCTTCCGGCTGAAGGAGGAGACCGGGGCCTCCTACGAGGAGATCGTGCGCTCCCACACCGCCGCGCGGGCGGTCTTCGGGCTCGCCGACATCTGGGCGGAGATCGAGGAGCTGGACAACGCCGTCCCGGCCGAGGTGCAGACCCGGATGCGGCTCCACTCGCGGCGGCTGGTCGAGCGGGCCACCCGCTGGCTGCTCAACAACCGGCGGCAGCCGCTGGACGTGGCCGAGACCGTGGACGCCTTCCGCAAGCAGGTCAACGAGGTCTGGGGGCACCTGCCCAAGCTGCTGCGCGGCTCGGACCTGGCCTGGTTCGACCGGATCCGGGACGAGCTGGTCGAGTCCGGGGTGCCGGTCGAGCTGGCGATCCGGGTCGCCGGACTGTCCTCGGCGTTCCCGACCCTGGACATCGTGGAGATCGCCGACCGGGACGGCGCCGACGTGCTGGACGTCGCCGAGGTCTACTACGACCTCGCCGACCGGCTCGGCATCGCCGACCTGCTGGACCGGATCATCGACCTGCCGCGGGGCGACCGCTGGCAGTCGATGGCGCGGGCGGCGATCCGCGAGGACCTGTTCTCCGCGCATGCCACCCTCACCGGCGACGTCCTGGTCTGCGGGGAGCCCGGAGACTCGCCGGAGCAGCGGTTCACGGCCTGGGAGAAGCGGAACGCGACCCTGGTGAACCGGGCCCGGACGACCCTCGACGACATAAGGGGTTCGGAGTCCTACGACCTGGCGAACCTGAGCGTCGCGATGCGGGTCATCCGCACGCTGCTGCGGACCGGCTCCATGCGGTAG
- a CDS encoding ABC transporter substrate-binding protein: MSIRASRTLLSLAAATALLATAAACSSSGGKSSTAPSATGPAKGTITWYANQFGPTGTDVRKTLITAFEKANPGITVKLQQAPSDSDAFRSAVTTQISGGSSSFDVYNGDVIWPAQFGQAKLALPLDSYFPADYWKSFSPGLVDSLTYKNQKMAAPLFTDNAFLFYRKDLLQKAHLPVPTTWEQLKSEAQQLQKSGAVKYGFAGQWASYEGLTCDWTEFAADAGAQNVSSDGTKSTINSAQANKALTFMRGLISSGVAPSAITSFQEQQSETLFTQGQVAFLRNWTYAYADSNSSSSSVNGKVGIATLPTFQGQSAPGYSATGGWNLYINPHSKNVSADVAFIKWMTGADAQKILATQGGEIPTVASVLADPSVQSANPAYPIAAKNKLQARPSNVAAYAQVSQGIYSNINAALSGSATPSSALAAADKAISSALNNSGL; encoded by the coding sequence ATGTCGATACGTGCCAGCCGAACGCTTCTCTCCCTAGCGGCCGCCACCGCGCTCCTCGCCACGGCGGCCGCTTGCAGCTCCAGCGGAGGGAAATCCTCCACCGCGCCAAGCGCCACAGGTCCGGCCAAGGGCACGATCACCTGGTACGCCAACCAGTTCGGCCCCACCGGAACCGATGTGCGCAAGACCCTGATCACCGCCTTCGAGAAGGCGAATCCGGGCATCACGGTCAAGCTCCAGCAGGCCCCCTCGGATTCCGACGCCTTCCGTTCCGCGGTGACCACCCAGATCTCCGGCGGATCCAGCTCCTTCGACGTCTACAACGGCGATGTCATCTGGCCCGCGCAGTTCGGCCAGGCGAAGCTGGCGCTTCCGCTCGACTCGTACTTCCCGGCGGACTACTGGAAGTCCTTCTCGCCCGGGCTGGTCGACTCGCTGACGTACAAGAACCAGAAGATGGCGGCTCCGCTCTTCACGGACAACGCCTTCCTCTTCTATCGCAAGGATCTGCTACAGAAGGCGCACCTTCCGGTTCCCACCACCTGGGAGCAGTTGAAGAGCGAGGCCCAGCAGCTGCAGAAGTCCGGCGCGGTGAAGTACGGGTTCGCCGGCCAGTGGGCCTCGTACGAGGGGCTCACCTGCGACTGGACCGAGTTCGCCGCGGACGCGGGCGCGCAGAACGTCAGCTCCGACGGCACCAAGTCCACCATCAACTCGGCGCAGGCGAACAAGGCGCTGACCTTCATGCGCGGCCTGATCAGCAGCGGCGTCGCCCCGTCCGCGATCACCAGCTTCCAGGAGCAGCAGTCGGAGACCCTGTTCACCCAGGGCCAGGTGGCCTTCCTGCGCAACTGGACCTACGCCTACGCGGACTCCAACTCCTCCAGCTCGTCGGTGAACGGCAAGGTCGGGATCGCAACCCTGCCCACCTTCCAGGGCCAGTCCGCGCCCGGCTACTCGGCCACCGGCGGGTGGAACCTGTACATCAACCCGCACAGCAAGAACGTCTCCGCCGACGTCGCCTTCATCAAGTGGATGACCGGCGCGGACGCGCAGAAGATCCTGGCCACCCAGGGCGGCGAGATCCCGACCGTGGCCAGCGTGCTGGCCGACCCGTCCGTGCAGTCCGCGAACCCGGCGTACCCGATCGCGGCGAAGAACAAGCTGCAGGCGCGCCCCTCCAACGTGGCCGCGTACGCGCAGGTCAGCCAGGGGATCTACAGCAACATCAACGCCGCGCTCTCCGGGTCCGCCACGCCGTCGAGCGCGCTGGCGGCGGCGGACAAGGCGATCAGCTCGGCGCTGAACAACAGCGGCCTGTGA
- a CDS encoding FtsK/SpoIIIE domain-containing protein yields the protein MRPARGLRPRPSIHPITAARARRFLLRSRNAISGREPFPPLPTLSRRPAAPSDPAGHPGGARGGRGLARSATLAAERQAAELRDRWPDPAAVLLTALGPGPRLWERSPEHPDALTVRLGSSAPGAVGVPPTAIDLRAVGSLGLAGARPRLSALARAVVAQLATWHGPSVLELVLVAADAERPLPDRTEDWSWLYWLPHLRPHHDQPCRLLVGLDQDQAVARLGELTARTDAGRPAARAQDPLTVVVVDGDPGSGEAADAVERLLAAGPARGIFPIVLAEHPAALPPGLGAVAALGGEVGTLLRLDAPSLSLPEAGAELAADMVSAEWAERLARALAPLREPADSPGGRAAGDPGRTSGPLPSSVRLLDLLELESVTPAKLSARWASVPPTADAVTAVLGATRDGGPCAIDLADSGGMPGAAGHVLVAGDRGSGKTELLRTLIASLAVAEGPDRLRITVLEGRPGAAGGGLASCTELPQVTDCRASADRGAADALLAELAHREQQFAGRGFAAWYAEYALSLLRGAGAAASAPPPPRRLIVVDDLEQLLRADGDATTARALSALAARGARVGIHLVVATAAPEALAGSALDEAAQLRIGLRLDDPAASRALLHLDDAAGIPADRPGRAYVRYPDGGVTAFQTALVSGRIPRTATLRPTVVALDWSEMGAPPTRRPVRELGNGPTDLALLASALTRAATPVPR from the coding sequence GTGCGGCCGGCGCGCGGTCTCCGCCCGCGCCCCTCGATCCACCCGATCACGGCGGCCCGCGCCCGCCGCTTCCTCCTCCGCAGCCGGAACGCGATCAGCGGCCGGGAGCCGTTCCCTCCGCTGCCCACCCTCAGCCGCCGGCCGGCCGCGCCCTCCGACCCCGCCGGACATCCGGGCGGCGCCCGCGGCGGCCGGGGCCTCGCCCGGTCGGCCACGCTCGCCGCCGAGCGGCAGGCCGCTGAGCTGCGGGACCGCTGGCCGGACCCGGCCGCCGTGCTGCTCACCGCGCTCGGCCCGGGCCCGCGGCTGTGGGAGCGCTCGCCCGAGCACCCGGACGCCCTCACCGTCCGCCTCGGCAGCTCGGCGCCCGGGGCGGTCGGCGTCCCGCCCACCGCGATCGACCTGCGCGCGGTCGGCAGCCTCGGCCTGGCCGGCGCCCGCCCGCGGCTCTCCGCGCTGGCCCGGGCCGTGGTCGCCCAGCTGGCCACCTGGCACGGCCCCTCCGTCCTCGAACTGGTGCTGGTCGCGGCGGACGCCGAGCGGCCCTTGCCGGACCGCACCGAGGACTGGTCCTGGCTGTACTGGCTGCCGCATCTGCGGCCGCACCACGACCAGCCCTGCCGGCTGCTGGTCGGCCTGGACCAGGACCAGGCGGTGGCCCGGCTCGGCGAGCTGACCGCCCGTACCGACGCCGGCCGCCCGGCCGCGCGGGCGCAGGACCCGCTGACCGTGGTGGTGGTGGACGGCGACCCGGGCAGCGGCGAGGCGGCCGACGCCGTCGAGCGGCTGCTGGCGGCCGGGCCCGCGCGCGGGATCTTCCCGATCGTCCTCGCCGAGCACCCGGCCGCGCTGCCGCCCGGCCTCGGCGCGGTGGCCGCCCTCGGCGGCGAGGTCGGCACCCTGCTGCGGCTCGACGCGCCGTCGCTCTCGCTGCCGGAGGCGGGCGCGGAGCTCGCCGCGGACATGGTCTCCGCCGAGTGGGCGGAGCGCCTGGCCCGCGCGCTGGCCCCGCTGCGCGAACCGGCCGACTCGCCCGGGGGCCGCGCGGCCGGCGACCCCGGCCGCACCAGCGGCCCCCTCCCCTCCTCGGTCCGGCTGCTGGACCTGCTGGAGCTGGAGAGCGTCACGCCCGCCAAGCTCTCCGCCCGCTGGGCTTCCGTGCCGCCGACCGCCGACGCGGTCACCGCGGTGCTGGGCGCCACCCGGGACGGCGGGCCGTGCGCGATCGACCTGGCCGACTCCGGCGGGATGCCGGGCGCGGCCGGCCATGTGCTGGTCGCGGGCGACCGGGGGTCCGGGAAGACGGAGCTGCTGCGGACCCTGATCGCCTCGCTCGCGGTCGCCGAGGGCCCGGACCGGCTGCGGATCACCGTCCTGGAGGGCCGTCCCGGAGCGGCCGGCGGCGGCCTCGCCTCCTGCACCGAGCTGCCGCAGGTGACCGACTGCCGCGCCTCCGCCGACCGGGGCGCGGCGGACGCGCTGCTGGCCGAACTCGCCCACCGCGAACAGCAGTTCGCCGGGCGCGGCTTCGCCGCCTGGTACGCCGAGTACGCGCTCTCCCTGCTGCGCGGCGCGGGAGCGGCGGCCAGCGCGCCGCCACCGCCGAGGCGGCTGATCGTCGTCGACGACCTCGAACAGCTGCTGCGCGCGGACGGCGACGCGACGACCGCGCGAGCGCTGTCGGCGCTGGCGGCACGGGGAGCACGGGTCGGCATCCACCTGGTCGTCGCGACGGCGGCGCCGGAGGCGCTGGCCGGCAGCGCGCTCGACGAGGCGGCCCAACTCCGGATCGGACTGCGCCTCGACGACCCCGCGGCGTCCCGCGCGCTGCTCCACCTCGACGACGCGGCGGGGATCCCGGCGGACCGGCCCGGTCGGGCATACGTCCGCTACCCCGACGGCGGAGTGACGGCCTTCCAGACCGCGCTGGTCTCCGGCCGGATCCCGCGGACGGCCACCCTCCGCCCGACGGTCGTCGCTCTCGACTGGTCGGAGATGGGCGCGCCCCCCACCCGCCGCCCCGTCCGCGAACTCGGCAACGGCCCCACCGACCTGGCCCTCCTCGCCAGCGCCCTGACCCGAGCAGCAACCCCGGTACCCCGCTGA
- a CDS encoding carbohydrate ABC transporter permease codes for MAVTSGTVGPDVTAVRGSAATAGHGRRRGARKWLNGTNLAALLVALFVALPLYWLVASSFKGDKEIGTPHLYPHAATGANYSNAFSQYAFTTYIENSAIIAVSTTVLVLGLGTFAGYALARLPVRGKTGVMTALLMISLFPTVALVAPLYLLLRDIGWLNSYQGLILAYTALTLPFAIWILRNYFLSIPKEMEEVAWVDGASPARTVVSVILPQALPGLFTAGVFTFVAAWTEFLIALSVNSADRYRTIPVGIALFGGQFVTPYGTIFAASAVAMLPIALLVLIFRRAVVSGLTAGAVKG; via the coding sequence ATGGCCGTGACCAGTGGAACCGTCGGCCCGGACGTCACCGCGGTACGCGGCTCGGCGGCGACGGCCGGGCACGGGCGCCGGCGGGGCGCACGGAAGTGGCTCAACGGCACCAACCTGGCCGCGCTGCTGGTCGCGCTGTTCGTGGCGCTGCCGCTGTACTGGCTGGTGGCGAGCTCCTTCAAGGGCGACAAGGAGATCGGCACCCCGCATCTGTATCCGCATGCGGCGACCGGGGCCAACTACAGCAACGCGTTCTCGCAGTACGCGTTCACCACCTACATCGAGAACTCGGCGATCATCGCGGTGTCGACGACGGTGCTGGTGCTGGGGCTCGGGACCTTCGCGGGGTACGCGCTGGCGCGGCTGCCGGTGCGGGGCAAGACCGGGGTCATGACGGCGCTGCTGATGATCTCGCTCTTCCCGACGGTGGCGCTGGTCGCCCCGCTGTATCTGCTGCTGCGCGACATCGGGTGGCTGAACAGCTACCAGGGGCTGATCCTCGCCTACACGGCGCTGACGCTGCCGTTCGCGATCTGGATCCTGCGGAACTACTTCCTGTCGATTCCGAAGGAGATGGAGGAGGTCGCCTGGGTGGACGGGGCGTCGCCGGCGCGGACCGTCGTGTCGGTGATCCTGCCGCAGGCGCTGCCGGGGCTGTTCACGGCGGGGGTGTTCACCTTCGTGGCGGCGTGGACCGAGTTCCTGATCGCGCTGAGCGTGAACAGCGCGGACCGGTACCGGACGATTCCGGTCGGGATCGCGCTGTTCGGTGGGCAGTTCGTGACGCCGTACGGGACGATCTTCGCCGCGTCGGCGGTGGCGATGCTGCCGATCGCGCTGCTGGTTCTGATCTTCCGCCGGGCGGTCGTCTCCGGTCTGACCGCCGGGGCGGTCAAGGGCTAG